One window of the Eucalyptus grandis isolate ANBG69807.140 chromosome 8, ASM1654582v1, whole genome shotgun sequence genome contains the following:
- the LOC104456691 gene encoding LOW QUALITY PROTEIN: bZIP transcription factor 53-like (The sequence of the model RefSeq protein was modified relative to this genomic sequence to represent the inferred CDS: inserted 1 base in 1 codon) produces the protein MGSVRRQASSGSDGDPRLGGVADDERKRKRMXVNRESARRSRMRRQKQLGDLVGEVGQLQQANAQLVASINAAAQKYAEVELANNVLRAQAMELTDRLRSLNSVLEIVEVVSGLAIDIPEIPDPLMKPWQIPCPIQPIMASADLFEC, from the exons ATGGGTTCGGTTCGGCGTCAGGCGAGCTCAGGATCCGATGGCGACCCGAGGCTCGGTGGGGTGGCCGATGatgaaaggaagaggaagagga gaGTCAACAGGGAATCCGCCAGGCGCTCCCGGATGAGGAGGCAGAAGCAGCTGGGGGATTTGGTCGGAGAAGTGGGGCAACTGCAGCAGGCTAATGCTCAGCTCGTGGCGAGTATCAATGCTGCTGCGCAGAAGTATGCCGAGGTCGAGTTGGCAAACAATGTCCTCAGGGCCCAGGCCATGGAGCTTACCGACAGGCTCCGGTCCCTGAACTCGGTGCTCGAGATCGTGGAGGTGGTCAGTGGGCTGGCGATTGATATTCCCGAGATACCCGACCCGTTGATGAAGCCCTGGCAGATCCCATGTCCGATACAACCCATAATGGCATCTGCAGACCTGTTTGAGTGCTGA
- the LOC120286994 gene encoding putative disease resistance RPP13-like protein 1 — MTNDSVRKWLDELKDAVYDADDLFDEIAIEDLKREARVEPRAFVYKVWSFAADACRSELGDELERVLERLEIVVEHREVLGLREGIHERTARALPTTSLVEELGIFGREKDREAVIDLLLSDLGEKNTSVMAIVGMGGLGKTTLSQLVFNDGVVKGSFELRAGKKFLLVLDDVWNEDSNLWDAFLVPFTYGARGSKIVVTTRNESVASVARAFSKYYLQNLQDRECWDLFAKHAFDQHNFEARTRLEEIGQRIVKRCDGLPLALKTIGSLLRCESDIRKWEIIAESVIWDLAPGKNRILPALLLSYHYLPPQLKRCFAYCSIFPKDCIYGKDQLILLWIAEGLIKQPNDSRTLEEVGDQCFCDLVSRSLLHRVSDVESSFWMHDLEIQSVSRGKEFAHFPAAKRGSCEISRHCLLTDEVLHVLLPTLRRLRVLSLSYYEGISALPSSIGRLKHLRYLNLSYNESLSRLPDSITALYDLQTLILSYCQSLVELPSNMGSLTCLRHLDIRKTSLKRMPQGMNRLKNLQILTNFVVAKNGGTRVRELGELRDLMGTLSIQGLQNVDSYRDAEIVNLQGKRYLKKLILEWGYDNNIMQQNSLNVLDKLQPHWNLRELIIITYSSRSFSDWLGHGSFSNMSVVHLESCKHCVSLPPLGQLPSLEKLIIKGFDGVTSVGTEFNGSNCIPFQSLKYLEFDDMCSWKEWAFSAIETGGLAFTHLQKLCIRNCPQLSGGLPSHLPSLTTLSIKECPQLMSSLPFAPLLRKINLDDCGKVSGVEPLINGTELRDMEIGKFSTLPLRWSASRWGKAN, encoded by the exons aTGACCAACGACTCCGTCAGGAAGTGGCTCGACGAGCTCAAGGACGCTGTCTACGACGCTGACGACCTGTTCGACGAGATCGCCATTGAAGATCTGAAGCGCGAAGCCAGGGTCGAGCCTCGGGCTTTCGTTTATAAGGTCTGGAGCTTTGCTGCAGACGCTTGTAGGAGTGAATTGGGGGATGAGTTAGAGAGGGTTCTGGagagattggagatagtggTGGAGCACAGAGAAGTGCTGGGCCTAAGGGAAGGCATTCACGAGAGGACGGCTAGAGCTTTGCCGACCACTTCGTTGGTCGAGGAATTGGGAATTTTCGGGAGGGAGAAGGACAGGGAGGCAGTGATCGACTTGCTCTTGTCAGATCTGGGCGAAAAGAACACCAGCGTGATGGCCATCGTTGGGATGGGCGGTCTCGGTAAGACCACGCTATCTCAGCTCGTGTTCAACGATGGTGTGGTGAAAGGGAGTTTCGAGTTGAGGGCGG GGAAGAAATTCCTATTGGTGTTGGATGATGTTTGGAATGAGGACTCAAATCTTTGGGATGCGTTCCTAGTTCCTTTTACCTATGGAGCAAGAGGCAGCAAAATCGTCGTGACGACACGAAATGAAAGTGTCGCATCGGTTGCTCGTGCCTTCTCGAAATACTATTTACAGAATTTACAAGACAGGGAATGTTGGGACTTGTTCGCAAAACATGCGTTTGACCAGCATAACTTCGAGGCGCGCACGAGACTTGAAGAAATCGGGCAAAGAATTGTAAAGAGATGTGATGGATTGCCTCTTGCGCTGAAGACTATAGGTAGCTTGTTACGCTGTGAGTCTGATATCAGGAAGTGGGAAATAATTGCAGAGAGTGTCATTTGGGATTTGGCACCTGGAAAGAATAGAATTCTCCCTGCCTTGTTGTTAAGTTATCATTACCTTCCTCCACAACTGAAACGATGTTTTGCCTATTGTTCAATCTTCCCAAAGGATTGTATATATGGGAAGGACCAGCTGATCTTACTTTGGATTGCTGAGGGCTTGATAAAACAACCTAACGACAGCAGGACATTAGAGGAAGTAGGTGATCAGTGCTTCTGTGATCTTGTATCTAGATCTTTGCTTCATAGAGTAAGTGATGTCGAATCGAGCTTCTGGATGCATGACCTGGAA ATTCAGAGTGTTAGCCGGGGCAAAGAATTTGCGCACTTTCCTGCCGCTAAACGTGGGTCATGTGAGATTTCGCGGCACTGTTTGTTGACTGATGAGGTACTGCATGTCCTGTTGCCGACCCTGAGACGGTTAAGGGTGCTATCTTTGTCTTATTATGAGGGAATCTCTGCGTTGCCCAGTTCAATTGGACGTTTGAAGCATCTGCGCTATTTGAATCTCTCCTATAATGAAAGTCTAAGCAGATTGCCTGATTCAATTACAGCTCTATATGACTTGCAAACCTTAATTCTTAGTTACTGTCAGTCTCTCGTTGAGTTACCGAGCAACATGGGCAGCCTAACCTGTCTGCGTCATCTTGATATAAGGAAGACATCCCTGAAGAGAATGCCGCAGGGGATGAACAGATTGAAGAATTTGCAGATATTAACTAATTTCGTGGTGGCCAAAAACGGTGGGACTAGGGTTAGGGAGTTAGGGGAGCTAAGGGATCTTATGGGTACACTCTCCATACAGGGTTTGCAGAATGTTGATAGTTACCGAGATGCTGAGATAGTCAATTTGCAGGGAAAGAGGTACTTGAAAAAGTTAATACTAGAATGGGGTTACGATAACAATATTATGCAGCAAAACAGCTTAAATGTATTGGACAAGCTGCAACCTCATTGGAACTTGAGAGAGCTTATCATTATAACTTATAGTAGTAGGTCATTTTCCGATTGGCTGGGACACGGTTCATTCTCTAATATGTCAGTTGTGCATCTTGAATCTTGCAAGCACTGTGTGTCATTGCCTCCTTTAGGACAGCTACCATCTTTGGAGAAGTTGATAATCAAAGGATTTGATGGAGTTACTAGTGTGGGTACTGAATTCAATGGTAGTAACTGTATACCTTTTCAGTCACTTAAGTACTTGGAATTTGATGACATGTGCAGCTGGAAAGAGTGGGCTTTTTCTGCAATAGAAACAGGAGGTCTTGCCTTTACACATCTACAGAAGCTTTGTATTAGAAATTGCCCGCAGTTGAGTGGAGGTTTACCCAGCCATCTCCCTTCTCTAACAACCTTGTCCATTAAAGAGTGCCCACAGCTAATGTCTTCTCTACCATTTGCACCACTTCTCCGTAAGATCAATTTGGATGATTGTGGAAAGGTTTCTGGAGTTGAGCCTCTCATAAATGGCACTGAGTTACGAGATATGGAAATCGGGAAATTTTCAACCCTTCCCTTGAG GTGGAGTGCTTCTAGATGGGGTAAGGCTAACTAA
- the LOC104456690 gene encoding bZIP transcription factor 53-like, with amino-acid sequence MGSVRRQASSGTDGDPRLGGVADDERKRKRMESNRESARRSRMRRQKQLEDSVGEVGQLQQANAQLVASINAAAQKYAEVESANNVLRAQAMELTDRLRSLNSVLEIAEAVSGLAFDIPEIPDPLMKPWQIPCPIQPIMASADLFEC; translated from the coding sequence ATGGGTTCGGTTCGGCGTCAGGCGAGCTCGGGAACCGATGGCGACCCGAGGCTCGGTGGGGTGGCCGATGatgaaaggaagaggaagaggatggaGTCCAACAGGGAATCCGCCAGGCGCTCCCGGATGAGGAGGCAGAAGCAGCTGGAGGATTCGGTCGGAGAAGTGGGGCAACTGCAGCAGGCTAACGCTCAGCTCGTGGCGAGTATCAATGCGGCTGCGCAGAAGTATGCTGAGGTCGAGTCGGCGAACAATGTCCTCAGGGCCCAGGCCATGGAACTTACCGACAGGCTCCGGTCCTTGAACTCGGTGCTTGAGATTGCGGAGGCGGTCAGTGGGCTCGCGTTTGATATTCCCGAGATACCCGACCCGTTGATGAAGCCCTGGCAGATCCCATGTCCGATACAACCTATAATGGCGTCCGCAGACCTGTTTGAGTGCTGA
- the LOC104456688 gene encoding uncharacterized protein LOC104456688 isoform X5 yields MEIRIGRGYAWAIAAGFMAALAAISAKFFSSQVIKYGFVILFNVTMWGCYVNSLKSLSSLQATVTNFATNFLTSGLAGFFLFDESLRYQVHFS; encoded by the exons ATGGAGATTCGCATCGGAAGAGGCTACGCGTGGGCCATCGCTGCCGGATTCATGGCCGCTCTCGCCGCCATCTCCGCCAAGTTCTTCTCCTCTCAG GTCATTAAGTATGGTTTTGTCATACTGTTCAATGTTACAATGTGGGGATGTTATGTCAACAGCCTAAAGAGTCTCTCGTCTCTTCAAGCCACAGTTACGAACTTTGCGACAAATTTCCTCACTTCTGGATTAGCTGGGTTCTTTTTGTTTGATGAGTCATTGAGATACCAG GTGCACTTTTCATAG
- the LOC104456688 gene encoding uncharacterized protein LOC104456688 isoform X2 → MEIRIGRGYAWAIAAGFMAALAAISAKFFSSQVIKYGFVILFNVTMWGCYVNSLKSLSSLQATVTNFATNFLTSGLAGFFLFDESLRYQWFAGALFIVIGVLILSKSSIEKKTRVD, encoded by the exons ATGGAGATTCGCATCGGAAGAGGCTACGCGTGGGCCATCGCTGCCGGATTCATGGCCGCTCTCGCCGCCATCTCCGCCAAGTTCTTCTCCTCTCAG GTCATTAAGTATGGTTTTGTCATACTGTTCAATGTTACAATGTGGGGATGTTATGTCAACAGCCTAAAGAGTCTCTCGTCTCTTCAAGCCACAGTTACGAACTTTGCGACAAATTTCCTCACTTCTGGATTAGCTGGGTTCTTTTTGTTTGATGAGTCATTGAGATACCAG TGGTTTGCAGGTGCACTTTTCATAGTGATTGGCGTGCTAATTCTCAGCAAATCAAGTATTGAGAAGAAAACTAGAGTTGATTGA
- the LOC104456688 gene encoding uncharacterized protein LOC104456688 isoform X4, with amino-acid sequence MEIRIGRGYAWAIAAGFMAALAAISAKFFSSQVIKYGFVILFNVTMWGCYVNSLKSLSSLQATVTNFATNFLTSGLAGFFLFDESLRYQMKASEINVVAKEKS; translated from the exons ATGGAGATTCGCATCGGAAGAGGCTACGCGTGGGCCATCGCTGCCGGATTCATGGCCGCTCTCGCCGCCATCTCCGCCAAGTTCTTCTCCTCTCAG GTCATTAAGTATGGTTTTGTCATACTGTTCAATGTTACAATGTGGGGATGTTATGTCAACAGCCTAAAGAGTCTCTCGTCTCTTCAAGCCACAGTTACGAACTTTGCGACAAATTTCCTCACTTCTGGATTAGCTGGGTTCTTTTTGTTTGATGAGTCATTGAGATACCAG ATGAAAGCTTCTGAGATCAATGTGGTTGCCAAGGAAAAGAGCTAG
- the LOC104456688 gene encoding uncharacterized protein LOC104456688 isoform X1, with product MEIRIGRGYAWAIAAGFMAALAAISAKFFSSQVIKYGFVILFNVTMWGCYVNSLKSLSSLQATVTNFATNFLTSGLAGFFLFDESLRYQISQNSHEVPFLVVCRCTFHSDWRANSQQIKY from the exons ATGGAGATTCGCATCGGAAGAGGCTACGCGTGGGCCATCGCTGCCGGATTCATGGCCGCTCTCGCCGCCATCTCCGCCAAGTTCTTCTCCTCTCAG GTCATTAAGTATGGTTTTGTCATACTGTTCAATGTTACAATGTGGGGATGTTATGTCAACAGCCTAAAGAGTCTCTCGTCTCTTCAAGCCACAGTTACGAACTTTGCGACAAATTTCCTCACTTCTGGATTAGCTGGGTTCTTTTTGTTTGATGAGTCATTGAGATACCAG atttcacaaaattcacatGAAGTCCCGTTCTTAGTGGTTTGCAGGTGCACTTTTCATAGTGATTGGCGTGCTAATTCTCAGCAAATCAAGTATTGA
- the LOC120287600 gene encoding putative disease resistance RPP13-like protein 1, with the protein MAGALVGGAFLSAFLQVLFDRMASREVVDFFRSRKLGKGRLLQKLKAALLSANAVLDDAEEKQMTNDHVRKWLDELKDAVYDTDDLFDEIATEDVKREAGVEPRALVCKVWSFAADARGSKLGDELERVLERLESVVKQREVLGLGEIIRERTPRVTTSLVDESGVFGREKDREAVIQLLLSDRGEKNTSVMAIVGMGGVGKTTLSQLVFNDGAVKGSFELRAWVCVSDQFDICKLTATALEEFSSSSKKETENLNQLQLQLKNFLTGKKFLLVLDDVWNEDSNLWDAFLVPFIYGARGSKIIVTTRNKRVASVARAVSTYPLRKLQDEECWDLFAKHAFDQQNFEARTRLEEIGRRIVKRCDGLPLALKTIGSLLRCESDIREWESIAESYIWNLAPGPNGILPALLLSYHYLPPQLKRCFAYCSVFPKDCIYEKDQLILLWMAEGLIEQPNDRTLEQVGDRCFDDLVSRSLLHRVSDVESSFSMHDLEVSDVESSFSMHDLVNDLAWSMT; encoded by the coding sequence ATGGCGGGGGCGCTCGTCGGCGGGGCATTTCTCTCGGCTTTCCTCCAGGTGCTCTTCGACCGGATGGCCTCCCGCGAGGTCGTCGACTTCTTCCGGTCGCGCAAGCTCGGCAAGGGGAGGCTGCTGCAGAAGCTGAAGGCCGCGCTCCTGTCCGCGAACGCCGTGCTGGACGacgcggaggagaagcagaTGACCAACGACCACGTCAGGAAGTGGCTCGACGAGCTCAAGGACGCCGTGTACGACACCGACGACCTGTTCGACGAGATCGCCACTGAAGATGTGAAGCGCGAAGCCGGGGTCGAGCCTCGGGCTCTCGTTTGTAAGGTCTGGAGCTTTGCTGCAGACGCTCGTGGGAGTAAATTGGGGGATGAGTTAGAGAGGGTTCTGGAGAGATTGGAGAGCGTAGTGAAGCAGAGAGAAGTGCTGGGCCTAGGGGAAATTATTCGCGAGAGGACGCCTAGAGTGACGACTTCGTTGGTCGACGAATCGGGAGTTTTCGGGAGGGAAAAGGACAGGGAGGCGGTGATCCAGTTGCTCTTGTCAGATCGGGGCGAAAAGAACACCAGCGTGATGGCCATCGTTGGGATGGGCGGTGTCGGTAAGACCACGCTATCTCAACTCGTGTTCAACGATGGTGCGGTGAAGGGGAGTTTCGAGTTGAGGGCGTGGGTTTGCGTGTCCGACCAATTCGACATCTGCAAGCTGACGGCGACGGCTCTCGAGGAGTTCTCCTCCTCATCTAAGAAGGAGACTGAAAATCTCAACCAGCTTCAGCTCCAACTGAAGAACTTCTTGACAGGGAAGAAATTCCTATTGGTGTTGGATGATGTTTGGAATGAGGACTCAAATCTTTGGGATGCGTTCCTAGTTCCTTTTATCTATGGAGCAAGAGGCAGCAAAATCATCGTGACGACACGAAATAAGAGGGTCGCATCGGTTGCTCGTGCCGTCTCGACATACCCTTTACGGAAGTTGCAAGACGAGGAATGTTGGGACTTGTTCGCAAAACATGCGTTTGACCAGCAAAACTTCGAGGCGCGCACGAGACTTGAAGAAATCGGGCGAAGAATTGTAAAGAGATGTGATGGATTGCCACTTGCGCTGAAGACTATAGGTAGCTTGTTACGCTGTGAGTCTGATATCAGGGAGTGGGAAAGTATTGCAGAGAGTTATATTTGGAATTTGGCGCCTGGACCAAATGGAATTCTCCCTGCGTTGTTGTTAAGTTATCATTACCTTCCTCCACAACTGAAACGATGTTTTGCCTATTGTTCAGTCTTCCCAAAGGATTGTATATATGAGAAGGACCAGCTGATCTTACTTTGGATGGCTGAGGGCTTGATAGAACAACCTAACGACAGGACATTAGAGCAAGTAGGTGATCGGTGCTTCGATGATCTTGTGTCTAGATCTTTGCTTCATAGAGTAAGTGATGTCGAATCGAGCTTCTCGATGCATGACCTGGAAGTAAGCGATGTCGAATCGAGCTTTTCGATGCATGACCTGGTCAATGACTTAGCCTGGTCAATGACTTAG